One part of the Lotus japonicus ecotype B-129 chromosome 2, LjGifu_v1.2 genome encodes these proteins:
- the LOC130740347 gene encoding serine/threonine-protein kinase/endoribonuclease IRE1a, with amino-acid sequence MRFHVSIPPPPSLILLFFFFIIISCNSSLSSLQSQLVPLHAAKPFSGSLPPPKPAAAATALIAGLDGTVYLVDSTSGRVIWSFSTGSDIYHSANQQPLNDNINNASRSGLIECGDDWELIIHDTHFGKTRLPESVAEYVAFTPIMSDDGAVILGSKKSTVFEVDARTGRLLWSYGAADFDNVSATAMWSANWQGVRNDLRTKNNELADPAQLNSPEFLLKIVRTEYFLKSIDGSGMVLWTMAVAEFKALLLCRHKENPTVKASFDTNDECASDSDSGLDFAMPYTCQDRKMKEVYRMRKNFLFEPTDIERLSSAYQENGMLPMPTSNLMLPSQPNVDRFLPFHGGNMMLPAPVPNSLPYLQPKIRSGDNNDNVAMLPQPHMEITPPREVDVNKWLRAIVFPLGIMILVVVTIKQVTSKDRVSGSDFKSLPSKKKRARKSGKNNIIVDKQGKHLPSVEEEILTNKETQSEAWLHFDNLDRRKVGKLFLSNKEIAKGSNGTIVLEGTYEGREVAVKRLVKAHHDVARKEIQNLIASDFHPNIVRWYGVEYDPDFVYLALERCTCNLDDLIHYYSDISENPVFSKDHASEFLKKAQMEIVTDDMQCMWKENSYPSPLLLKLMRDIVSGLVHLHELGIIHRDLKPQNVLITKERMLCAKLSDMGISKRLLEDMSSLGHSTTGCGSSGWQAPEQLIQGRQTRAVDLFSLGCVLFFCMTAGRHPFGERLERDVNIVKNKKDLFLVEFMPEAEDLISCLLNPDPDLRPKAIEVLHHPLFWSSEMRLSFLREASDRVELEDRDATSDLLNALESTAPVALGAKWDEKMEPAFITNIGRYRRYKFDSVRDLLRVLRNKLNHYRELPQEIQELLGPVPEGFNDYFASRFPRLLIEVYKVICQYCKDDECFQRYFRGD; translated from the exons ATGAGGTTTCACGTTTCAATTCCTCCGCCGCCATCGCTAatccttctcttcttcttcttcatcatcatcagctGCAACTCCTCCCTATCCTCTTTGCAATCCCAACTCGTGCCCCTCCACGCCGCAAAACCCTTCTCCGGCTCTCTTCCACCGCC GaaacctgctgctgctgctactgcACTCATTGCTGGCCTTGATGGAACTGTTTATCTGGTCGACAGTACTTCTGGGAGAGTCATTTGGTCTTTCTCAACTGGATCCGATATCTACCATTCTGCCAACCAACAACCCCTCAATGACAACATCAACAATGCTTCTCGGTCCGGCCTCATCGAATGCGGAGATGACTGGGAATTGATCATTCACGACACCCACTTCGGTAAAACG AGACTCCCAGAATCTGTTGCTGAATATGTTGCTTTTACACCTATTATGTCAGACGATGGAGCGGTTATACTTGGATCCAAAAAGAGCACCGTGTTTGAAGTGGATGCTAGAACTGGAAGGCTACTTTGGAGCTATGGTGCTGCTGATTTTGATAATGTTTCTGCTACTGCAATGTGGAGTGCTAACTGGCAGGGTGTTAGGAATGACCTTAGAACAAAGAATAATGAGCTTGCTGATCCTGCACAGCTGAATTCACCAGAGTTCTTGCTTAAGATAGTGAGGActgaatattttttaaaatctattGATGGGTCAGGAATGGTTTTGTGGACTATGGCAGTGGCCGAGTTTAAGGCTTTATTACTTTGCCGCCATAAGGAAAATCCTACTGTGAAGGCTTCATTTGATACAAATGATGAGTGTGCTTCAGACAGTGACAGTGGATTGGATTTTGCCATGCCATACACATGTcaagatagaaaaatgaaagaggtcTACCGCATGCGAAAGAATTTTTTGTTTGAACCTACTGACATAGAAAGATTATCTAGTGCTTATCAGGAGAATGGTATGCTCCCAATGCCTACTTCAAATCTGATGCTTCCATCACAACCTAATGTTGATAGATTCCTCCCTTTTCATGGTGGCAATATGATGCTTCCTGCACCCGTGCCAAATTCCTTACCCTATTTGCAGCCAAAAATCAGGTCAGGTGATAATAATGATAATGTAGCTATGCTCCCTCAGCCTCATATGGAGATCACTCCACCAAGGGAAGTTGATGTAAATAAATGGTTAAGGGCAATAGTCTTTCCCCTAGGTATTATGATCTTGGTTGTAGTGACCATAAAACAAGTTACCTCAAAGGACCGAGTCAGTGGGTCAGATTTTAAAAGCTTAccttcaaagaaaaagagagcgCGAAAGTCAGGAAAAAACAATATCATTGTTGACAAACAGGGTAAGCACCTGCCATCAGTTGAGGAGGAGATACTGACAAATAAAGAAACTCAAAGTGAAGCATGGTTGCATTTTGATAACCTTGATAGGCGCAAGGTGGGTAAACTATTTCTTTCGAATAAAGAAATTGCTAAAGGGAGTAATGGTACAATTGTTCTTGAGGGGACATATGAAGGTCGGGAAGTTGCTGTCAAGCGTCTTGTCAAGGCTCATCATGATGTAGCTCGTAAAGAAATCCAAAATCTCATTGCATCTGATTTTCATCCAAACATTGTCCGTTGGTATGGGGTTGAATATGATCCTGATTTTGTTTACCTTGCTCTGGAGCGTTGTACCTGCAACTTGGATGATTTGATTCATTATTATTCGGATATATCAGAAAACCCAGTGTTTAGCAAGGACCATGCTTCTGAATTTTTAAAGAAGGCCCAGATGGAGATAGTGACGGATGATATGCAATGTATGTGGAAAGAAAATAGTTATCCATCTCCTCTATTACTTAAACTGATGAG GGATATCGTTTCTGGGCTTGTTCATCTGCATGAGCTAGGAATAATACATCGGGATTTGAAACCTCAAAATGTTTTGATAACCAAGGAAAGAATGTTATGTGCCAAGCTTTCTGATATGGGGATTAGCAAACGGCTTCTTGAAGATATGTCTTCTTTGGGTCATAGTACTACTG GATGTGGCAGTTCAGGTTGGCAAGCACCAGAGCAACTTATTCAAGGACGCCAAACTCGGGCTGTAGATTTATTTAGTTTAGGTTGTGTCCTTTTTTTCTGTATGACCGCAGGTAGACACCCATTTGGAGAACGTCTTGAGCGTGATGTCAATattgtgaaaaataaaaaagatctTTTCTTAGTGGAGTTCATGCCTGAAGCTGAAGATCTTATTTCTTGTTTATTAAACCCCGACCCTGATCTAAG GCCAAAAGCAATTGAAGTACTGCACCATCCTCTATTTTGGAGTTCTGAGATGAGACTTTCATTTCTTCGTGAGGCCAGTGACAGGGTGGAACTCGAAGATAGAGACGCCACCTCTGATCTTTTGAATGCCTTAGAAAGCACTGCTCCAGTGGCTTTAGGTGCAAAATGGGATGAAAAGATGGAACCAGCTTTCATTACAAACATTGGTCGTTACAGGCGATATAAATTTGACAGTGTTCGAGACTTGTTGAGGGTCCTGAGAAACAAACTTAATCATTATAGAGAACTGCCTCAAGAAATACAG GAGCTGCTTGGACCTGTTCCAGAAGGATTTAATGACTACTTTGCAAGTCGATTCCCGAGGCTCTTGATTGAAGTGTACAAGGTTATCTGCCAATATTGCAAAGATGATGAATGTTTTCAAAGATATTTTAGAGGCGATTAG